The Salinibaculum sp. SYNS191 genome has a window encoding:
- a CDS encoding FxsA family protein, with translation MLRIIGVLLLIPLLDMLLLVVLSGMLGWQLIVLLVVLTALVGMFLVRAEGRHTMGKIQRKAAQGEVPTDELLDGALLLVAGAFLLTPGLVTDGVGFLLVLPFTRYPIRLAVKKWVVVPYADAKSRGFVTGNVYIDGFPNEEGAGPRSGPQGGPGPGGPGDAYDLDDDAYDVDFDDEPDR, from the coding sequence ATGCTCCGCATCATCGGGGTCCTCCTGCTGATCCCGTTGCTCGATATGCTGTTGCTGGTAGTGCTGTCCGGCATGCTCGGCTGGCAGCTCATCGTGTTGCTCGTCGTCCTCACCGCGCTGGTCGGGATGTTCCTCGTCCGCGCGGAGGGCCGGCACACGATGGGCAAGATACAGCGCAAGGCCGCCCAGGGCGAGGTACCGACGGACGAACTGCTCGACGGCGCGCTCCTGCTCGTCGCGGGTGCGTTCCTGCTGACCCCCGGCCTGGTCACCGACGGCGTCGGGTTCCTGCTCGTGTTACCCTTCACGCGCTATCCCATCCGCCTGGCGGTCAAGAAGTGGGTCGTCGTCCCCTACGCCGACGCGAAATCGCGCGGTTTCGTCACCGGGAACGTCTACATCGACGGCTTCCCCAACGAGGAGGGTGCCGGTCCCCGGAGCGGACCGCAGGGCGGTCCCGGACCGGGCGGCCCCGGCGACGCCTACGACCTCGACGACGACGCCTACGACGTGGACTTCGACGACGAACCCGACAGATAA
- the gdhB gene encoding glutamate dehydrogenase GdhB has product MASTSTTPDEPQEESTEEESALETARRQLQHAADHLDIDQHIVDRLKHPKKVHEVTVPIEREDGDVEVYTGYRAQHDSVRGPFKGGLRYHPEVTREECVGLSMWMTWKCGVMDIPFGGAKGGIAVNPKDLSNDEKEQLTRRFTDEIRAVIGPTKDIPAPDMGTDPQTMAWLMDAYSMQEGETIPGVVTGKPPIVGGSKGRDGAPGRSVAIIAREAIDYYDKDIEETDVAIQGYGSVGSNAARLLDDWGTNVVAVSDVNGGVYDANGLDTHSIPSHHEVPEAVMGHETPETVSNGELLELDVDVVIPAAIGNVLTADNGDDVAADIVIEGANGPTTTAASSIFAERDIPVVPDILANAGGVTVSYFEWLQDINRRSWSLERVNDELETEMLAAWSHVREEFEARDVTWRDAAYIVALSRIAEAHEARGLWP; this is encoded by the coding sequence ATGGCTTCGACATCAACGACACCCGACGAGCCGCAGGAGGAATCGACCGAGGAGGAGTCCGCCCTGGAGACGGCACGCCGCCAACTCCAGCACGCCGCCGACCACCTCGACATCGACCAGCACATCGTCGACCGCCTCAAACACCCCAAGAAAGTCCACGAGGTCACTGTTCCAATCGAGCGCGAGGATGGGGACGTCGAAGTCTACACCGGGTATCGGGCGCAACACGACAGCGTCCGCGGCCCGTTCAAGGGGGGCCTCCGGTACCACCCGGAGGTCACCCGCGAGGAGTGTGTCGGGCTCAGCATGTGGATGACGTGGAAGTGCGGCGTGATGGACATCCCGTTCGGCGGCGCGAAAGGCGGTATCGCAGTGAACCCCAAGGATCTGAGTAACGACGAAAAAGAACAACTCACCCGGCGGTTCACCGACGAGATACGGGCGGTCATCGGGCCGACCAAGGATATCCCTGCCCCCGATATGGGGACAGATCCGCAGACGATGGCGTGGCTGATGGACGCCTATTCCATGCAGGAGGGCGAAACCATCCCGGGCGTGGTCACAGGGAAACCACCAATCGTCGGCGGCAGTAAGGGACGTGATGGGGCACCCGGCCGAAGCGTCGCCATCATCGCCCGGGAGGCGATCGACTACTACGACAAGGACATCGAGGAGACTGACGTTGCCATCCAGGGGTACGGCAGCGTCGGGTCGAACGCCGCTCGCTTGCTGGACGACTGGGGTACGAACGTGGTCGCGGTCAGCGATGTCAACGGCGGCGTTTACGACGCCAACGGCCTGGACACGCACTCGATCCCCTCCCACCACGAGGTGCCGGAAGCGGTAATGGGCCACGAGACACCCGAGACCGTGAGCAACGGGGAGTTGCTGGAACTCGATGTCGACGTGGTGATTCCAGCCGCGATCGGAAACGTGCTGACAGCGGACAACGGTGATGATGTCGCTGCAGACATCGTCATCGAAGGTGCGAACGGTCCGACGACGACTGCGGCGAGTTCCATCTTCGCCGAACGTGATATTCCAGTGGTTCCGGACATCCTGGCGAACGCCGGCGGGGTGACTGTGAGCTACTTCGAGTGGCTTCAGGACATCAATCGCCGATCGTGGTCGCTGGAGCGTGTCAACGACGAACTCGAGACGGAGATGCTGGCCGCCTGGAGCCACGTCCGGGAGGAGTTCGAAGCACGAGACGTGACGTGGCGTGACGCGGCCTACATCGTTGCACTCTCCCGAATTGCCGAGGCCCACGAGGCGCGTGGACTCTGGCCGTAG
- a CDS encoding choice-of-anchor D domain-containing protein, producing MTHIHRLALLMTVVLVLAPATPVVGYSGSGATHELSPATASADAAFSSALTAGDSAGGDAASSATESAWPTNSSHDSALANGLPAVGSDVFDADALRSPSPLRVSDRPLSFVENRGQFADDIGYVVDGSGRRVSFTTDGVVFAARDGNPVTMRFVDGDGARIDGLSRASGVVNYYRGSDPEGWHTAVPTYEGVAYRDLAPGVDLVFGGTDGVLKSEFVLDPGVSHEVVRVRYDGSASVSVDASGALVVETGGAPLVEAPPVAYQTVDGEQVSVPVSYVVTDGVVSFDVGAYDETRPLVIDPVFDYSVPAFSTLLGSTNNEESFDVHLGDDGTVTIVGFTFEDDIPVRTPTVQDSVAGDIGADTFVVQYDRFGKLIYGTYLGGTRGDIGFAVGVDDAGAVYVGGATDSTDFPTAGAAAANLKTTRTDTADGNPTVDSFVTKIAPNGTALVYSGYIGGSSTDELLDIDVEGDGTLHFVGQTFSPDLSTTANAYAGAIAGADSEFGFSGDGFYGRINSSNVRDYLTYYGGSETDSLKGVAAGPDGVALAGYSQSLDFPVTANALQPTPAPAQFIFDAVVVQFDDAGQPTYSSYVGGDGQDQGEAVAVDDTGRVYLTGITGSSNLPTKNASEPLESGSFDAFLSAFDLGGTQPTLRHSTYLGGAEFDWGTGVAVVENGTVVVVGEATRNFTTTNAFQPAFGGDGFGGTFSGRRVFYDGFYTTIDTTRSGPDSRLASSYLGGTGGDRANGVAANAAGRIAVTGFTFSADYPVVVNDIATPESVYAGNADAFVTVLEPTICRTDPNDNNNPDDDGDGLCDEWELNGVDIDGDGTVDLPIHEAPYNANMSRKDLFVEIDYMDCAVGASAGACQGTDAPRGISNTAYATHNHDPRAGLASDSLPAVVAAFAAAPVDNPDGSTGITIHPMVDEAMPEVTPIRFDEDNTSTTTQFSELKWGPQGTTCEGYFGTAAERASANCEAIRDARHQVFRYAIMGHQRANSDGTISSSSGIADLPGDDFLVTLPPSWQVSSRQTAELWNQNPTAADYREEYSTIVAGTFVHELGHTLSLRHGGGDHKNHKPNYLSVMSYSFQFDSTGRASVVALPAFFNETFLVENTATGRTYNASSYSINRTAQSIEVTEQTSSGTASSVITFDPLTDASGNAIAGLYVPTSDAPLVIYHRTGRPLDYSSVALAPLDERALDELQGVGSAPNRTYTLFDPDDTTDYFYRSDEAFSLAPGTEKVVNVTFNPFSAGMKRAYLEIESNDPIEQTRLVRLVGEDAAGRDPNGDLVVSPGSLLFDNVTPGQTATGTVVIENTGDDALEVTNVFLTGGGAPLFDVSGVTTPFTLPAGDSRTATVDFNATRGGDFQADLVVRAADSDQPSYVVDLAGTNRSISFADLVTEPTRLDFGPVPVRNGSTLPLTIRNAGDAQLNVTDVTLVDKQGASLGTVGTPIDWDENGVVTTPVTRSIDDGRGVNTLVSWDDWSQIVYTARNTRDFAPGSSVTGPQLFEEYGGEPDIEEYRERSLPSLDIDGDGVDNAVDVCFTEFDPRQSDADGDGIGDTCELSTPFSSPGTLDVGQTGTFSVPSPEPRFDYVWSLGDGTTATGVSASHTYDTPGVYTVSLEVLVGGLVVADREQQVLSVTGVGAPTLDASIETTANSVGAPVRVAANPTGLGENVTRLTLERTDGTVLDIATCDTAACNATLSYVPTTSTWTGAAYGPESLVVNTTTESGQSTTVVVETAIAIAGDANADGIVNVQDAALVGVAFGSSAGDGTYTDAADLNNDGRVDPDDVAILRDTWRDEAAVA from the coding sequence ATGACCCACATCCATCGACTCGCATTGCTCATGACTGTCGTCCTCGTGTTGGCACCCGCCACACCGGTCGTCGGGTATTCCGGCTCCGGGGCGACGCACGAACTCTCACCCGCGACCGCCAGCGCCGATGCAGCGTTCTCCAGCGCCCTGACGGCTGGCGACTCCGCCGGCGGTGACGCGGCGTCTTCGGCGACGGAATCCGCGTGGCCGACGAACTCGTCCCACGACTCGGCTCTCGCGAACGGCCTTCCCGCCGTCGGGAGTGACGTCTTCGACGCCGACGCACTTCGGTCGCCGTCACCACTCCGTGTTTCGGACCGCCCGCTGTCGTTCGTCGAGAACCGCGGCCAGTTCGCCGACGACATCGGCTACGTAGTCGACGGCTCCGGCCGCAGGGTGTCGTTCACCACGGACGGCGTCGTCTTCGCCGCACGGGACGGCAATCCCGTCACGATGCGCTTTGTCGACGGCGACGGCGCGCGAATCGACGGCCTCTCGCGTGCATCGGGCGTGGTGAACTACTACCGCGGGTCCGACCCCGAGGGGTGGCACACGGCAGTCCCGACGTACGAGGGCGTCGCCTACCGCGACCTCGCACCCGGGGTCGACCTCGTCTTCGGCGGTACCGACGGCGTCCTCAAAAGCGAGTTCGTCCTCGATCCCGGCGTCAGCCACGAGGTCGTTCGCGTTCGGTACGACGGTTCAGCGTCGGTGTCCGTCGATGCCAGCGGGGCGCTCGTCGTCGAAACCGGTGGCGCACCGCTCGTCGAAGCCCCACCAGTCGCCTACCAGACCGTCGACGGCGAGCAGGTTTCCGTGCCGGTCTCGTACGTCGTGACCGACGGCGTCGTGAGCTTCGACGTCGGCGCGTACGACGAGACGCGCCCGCTGGTCATCGACCCGGTGTTCGACTACAGCGTGCCCGCCTTCTCGACGCTTCTCGGCAGCACCAACAACGAGGAGTCCTTCGACGTCCACCTCGGTGACGACGGGACGGTGACCATCGTCGGCTTCACCTTCGAAGACGACATTCCGGTTCGCACCCCAACGGTGCAGGACAGTGTCGCGGGCGACATCGGGGCAGACACCTTTGTCGTCCAGTACGACCGCTTCGGGAAACTCATCTATGGGACGTACCTCGGCGGGACGCGCGGCGACATCGGCTTCGCCGTCGGCGTCGACGACGCCGGTGCAGTCTACGTCGGCGGTGCGACGGACTCGACGGACTTCCCAACCGCCGGCGCAGCGGCTGCGAACCTGAAGACGACCCGGACCGACACTGCAGACGGCAACCCAACCGTCGACTCCTTCGTGACGAAGATCGCGCCCAACGGGACCGCACTCGTCTACTCGGGGTACATCGGTGGGAGTTCGACCGACGAGTTGCTCGATATCGACGTCGAGGGCGACGGGACGCTCCACTTCGTCGGCCAGACGTTCTCACCGGACCTCTCGACGACCGCAAACGCGTACGCGGGAGCGATCGCCGGCGCGGATTCGGAGTTCGGATTCAGTGGGGACGGATTCTATGGCCGAATCAACAGTTCGAACGTCCGCGACTATCTGACGTACTACGGCGGCTCCGAGACGGACTCACTCAAGGGGGTGGCTGCCGGTCCAGACGGCGTTGCACTCGCTGGCTACAGCCAGTCGCTTGACTTTCCGGTGACGGCGAACGCACTCCAGCCGACGCCCGCTCCTGCGCAGTTCATCTTCGACGCCGTCGTCGTCCAGTTCGACGACGCTGGCCAGCCGACGTACAGTAGCTACGTCGGGGGCGACGGGCAGGACCAGGGTGAAGCAGTCGCCGTCGACGACACCGGGCGAGTGTACCTGACGGGCATCACTGGCTCGTCGAACCTCCCGACGAAGAACGCCTCGGAGCCGCTGGAATCGGGCAGTTTCGACGCCTTCCTGTCGGCGTTCGACCTCGGCGGCACCCAACCGACGCTTCGCCACTCGACGTATCTCGGCGGTGCGGAGTTCGACTGGGGAACCGGTGTCGCCGTCGTCGAGAACGGCACTGTCGTGGTCGTCGGCGAGGCCACCCGGAACTTCACCACGACCAATGCGTTCCAGCCCGCGTTCGGCGGCGACGGCTTCGGCGGAACCTTCTCCGGGCGCAGGGTGTTCTACGACGGGTTCTACACGACTATCGACACCACGCGGAGCGGTCCCGATTCGAGACTCGCCTCGTCGTATCTCGGCGGCACGGGTGGCGACCGGGCGAACGGCGTGGCCGCCAACGCGGCCGGCCGTATCGCCGTCACCGGGTTCACGTTCTCCGCTGACTACCCGGTCGTCGTGAACGACATCGCCACTCCCGAATCGGTCTACGCGGGGAACGCCGACGCCTTCGTGACCGTGCTGGAGCCGACCATCTGTCGGACCGACCCGAACGACAACAACAACCCGGACGACGACGGCGACGGCCTCTGCGACGAGTGGGAGCTGAACGGCGTCGACATCGACGGCGACGGTACCGTCGATTTGCCCATCCACGAGGCACCGTACAACGCGAACATGTCGCGGAAAGACCTGTTCGTCGAAATCGACTACATGGACTGTGCCGTGGGCGCGTCCGCCGGGGCCTGCCAGGGGACTGACGCTCCCCGCGGCATCTCGAATACGGCCTACGCGACGCACAACCACGACCCACGAGCGGGGCTCGCCAGCGATTCGCTCCCTGCCGTCGTGGCTGCGTTCGCCGCAGCACCCGTCGACAACCCAGACGGTTCGACGGGCATCACCATCCACCCGATGGTCGACGAGGCGATGCCCGAGGTAACGCCGATTCGATTCGACGAGGACAACACGTCGACCACGACACAGTTCTCCGAACTGAAGTGGGGTCCACAGGGGACGACGTGTGAGGGCTACTTCGGAACCGCAGCCGAACGAGCCAGCGCGAACTGTGAGGCCATCCGGGACGCCCGTCACCAGGTGTTCCGCTACGCCATCATGGGTCACCAGCGAGCGAACAGTGACGGAACAATCTCGTCGTCGAGTGGGATTGCAGATCTCCCGGGTGACGACTTCCTGGTTACGCTCCCACCGTCCTGGCAGGTCTCCTCACGCCAGACCGCAGAGCTGTGGAATCAGAACCCAACGGCGGCCGACTACCGCGAGGAGTATTCGACTATCGTCGCAGGGACGTTCGTGCACGAACTGGGACACACGCTGTCGCTGCGCCACGGTGGCGGCGACCACAAGAACCACAAGCCGAACTACCTGAGCGTCATGAGCTACTCGTTCCAGTTCGACAGCACCGGTCGGGCGAGCGTCGTCGCTCTCCCAGCGTTCTTCAACGAGACGTTCCTCGTCGAGAACACGGCGACTGGACGGACGTACAACGCCTCCTCGTACTCGATCAACCGAACCGCACAGAGCATCGAAGTCACGGAACAGACCTCCAGCGGCACGGCAAGCTCGGTCATCACGTTCGACCCACTGACTGACGCCAGCGGGAACGCGATAGCGGGACTGTACGTCCCGACGAGCGACGCGCCGCTGGTCATCTACCACCGCACAGGCCGCCCGCTCGACTACTCCTCGGTCGCGCTTGCGCCACTCGACGAGCGCGCGCTCGACGAGTTACAGGGCGTCGGAAGCGCACCGAACCGCACCTACACGCTCTTCGACCCCGACGACACCACGGATTACTTCTACCGGAGTGACGAGGCGTTCTCGCTCGCCCCTGGCACAGAGAAAGTCGTCAACGTCACGTTCAATCCGTTCTCGGCCGGGATGAAAAGAGCGTACCTCGAAATCGAGAGCAACGACCCGATCGAACAGACGCGTCTCGTCCGGCTGGTCGGCGAGGACGCTGCGGGACGCGACCCGAACGGCGACCTCGTCGTCTCGCCCGGGAGTCTCCTCTTCGATAACGTGACTCCCGGCCAGACCGCTACCGGAACCGTCGTCATCGAGAACACCGGCGACGACGCGCTAGAGGTGACGAACGTGTTTCTCACCGGCGGGGGCGCTCCACTGTTCGACGTGAGCGGTGTGACCACTCCGTTCACGCTCCCTGCGGGCGATTCACGGACGGCCACCGTCGACTTCAACGCGACCAGAGGGGGCGACTTCCAGGCCGACCTCGTCGTCCGGGCGGCCGACTCGGATCAGCCGAGCTACGTCGTCGACCTCGCGGGAACCAACCGGTCGATTTCGTTTGCAGACCTGGTGACTGAGCCGACGCGACTCGACTTCGGCCCGGTGCCGGTCAGGAACGGCTCGACGCTGCCGCTCACGATTCGGAACGCCGGCGACGCGCAGTTGAACGTCACCGACGTCACCCTGGTCGACAAACAGGGGGCGTCGCTCGGAACTGTCGGGACGCCGATCGACTGGGACGAGAACGGCGTGGTCACCACCCCTGTCACGCGCTCTATCGACGACGGCCGAGGGGTCAACACCCTCGTGAGCTGGGACGACTGGTCGCAGATCGTCTACACCGCTCGGAACACCCGCGACTTCGCGCCGGGGTCGAGCGTGACCGGACCGCAACTCTTCGAAGAGTACGGCGGCGAACCCGACATCGAAGAGTACCGTGAACGGTCGCTCCCGTCCCTCGACATCGACGGTGACGGCGTCGACAACGCAGTCGACGTCTGTTTCACCGAGTTCGACCCACGCCAGAGCGACGCGGACGGCGATGGCATCGGTGATACGTGCGAACTTTCGACGCCGTTCTCATCGCCCGGGACGCTCGATGTCGGTCAGACGGGCACGTTCTCGGTGCCGAGTCCCGAACCCCGATTCGACTACGTCTGGTCGCTCGGCGACGGGACGACGGCGACCGGTGTGTCCGCCAGCCACACGTACGACACCCCAGGGGTGTACACGGTCTCACTGGAGGTGCTCGTCGGAGGACTCGTCGTTGCCGACCGCGAACAGCAGGTCCTCTCGGTGACGGGCGTCGGTGCGCCGACACTCGACGCCAGCATCGAGACGACGGCGAACTCGGTAGGCGCACCGGTGCGAGTGGCGGCGAACCCGACCGGCCTCGGTGAGAACGTGACGCGCCTCACGCTCGAACGGACGGACGGAACGGTTCTCGACATCGCGACGTGTGACACCGCCGCGTGCAACGCGACACTGTCGTACGTGCCGACGACGAGCACGTGGACCGGTGCGGCGTACGGACCGGAATCTCTCGTGGTCAACACGACGACCGAGAGCGGACAGTCCACGACGGTCGTTGTCGAGACGGCAATCGCCATCGCGGGCGACGCCAACGCCGACGGTATCGTGAACGTCCAGGACGCGGCGCTCGTTGGCGTGGCGTTCGGTTCTTCGGCCGGTGACGGGACGTACACCGACGCCGCCGACCTGAACAACGACGGACGCGTCGACCCCGACGACGTGGCTATCTTGCGGGACACCTGGCGGGATGAGGCGGCGGTCGCCTGA
- a CDS encoding rubrerythrin-like domain-containing protein: MRDVDQNPTEESLYECFECGYVVVAEDNPGSCPDCAGEMRNRRTPIE, from the coding sequence ATGAGAGATGTCGACCAAAACCCGACCGAGGAATCGCTGTACGAGTGTTTCGAATGCGGGTACGTCGTCGTTGCAGAGGACAATCCCGGCTCGTGCCCGGACTGCGCTGGTGAGATGCGGAATCGACGGACTCCGATCGAATAA